The DNA segment CGATATGGGATTGCTGGTGGCGGAGGGATCTACAGCAGCCATCTGAGCTATTGTATCGGCATTGGCGGTACCTATGCCGATATCAGCGAGGCTATGGGGAATCCCCAACTGTTTGCGCAGCCCGAGGACCCAGGTGAGCACCGATTCAAACCCACTGCCATACGGCGCCCCATCGGCAAGTTGCAGATAGCGCGCCAGACACGCCATGGGTGCCTCGATGGCCGGGCGATTGGCCACCAGTACATAGGGCATCAACACCGCGTTGAGCAACCCATGGTGTTTGTTATGTAGGGCGCCAAGGGGATGTGCCAGCGCATGGATCGCGCCCAGCCCGCGCTGGAAGGCGGTAGCGCCCATACTGGCAGCCACCAGCATCTGCTGGCGCGCGACCAGATCAGTACCGGTTGTATAGGCTCTTGGCAGATATTTCTTGATCAGGCGCATCCCCTCCAGAGCGATACCCTCCGCCATGGGGTGATACATGGGTGAACAATAAGATTCGAGATGATGGGACAGTGCATCCATTCCCGTGGCCGCGGTGATCCCGGGCGGTAGCCCCAGAGTCAGCTCCGCATCCAGAATCACAATATCGGGCAAAAGTTGCGGGTGAAAAATCAGGCGTTTGACCTGTGCCTTTTCATCGGTGATGACCGCCACCCGCCCCACTTCCGAGCCGGTCCCCGCAGTTGTGGGTACCGCCATCACCGGCAGCATACCATTCGTATCTACACGCCTGTAGTTATCACCAACATCCTCGAAATCCCAAATCGGTCGGCGCTGCCCGGCCATCAGGGCAATCGCCTTGCCGGCGTCTATCGCAGAGCCACCGCCAAAAGCTATCACCCCATCACAGGTTTTTTTTCGCAGCAGCCCAACACCACAATCAATATTTTCACTGTTGGGGTTAGGCTTGATGGCTGAGAAAATTTCAAGGTTCAGACCTCTGTCAACACAGAGATTGCGTACACGCTCAATCAGGGGCAGCCCGGCGAGGGTGGGGTCGGTTACCAGCAGTGGGTGCTTTACCCCAAGTTCTGTACAGGCACTGGCAAGCTCCGCCACCCTGCCGGGCCCTACCCAGATAGTCGTGGGATAATGCCAATTTACCCGGTATTGATCCACATCACCCCCTTATGGCTTCTCTGATTTTGAACAGGTTGCAAATGATCGTTCATGAGCAATCAGCATTACAGGTCAATGGGATATCGTCCAAAAATAATCCCCGGTGGGAATACAAATACCAATGCAGTTAGCGCAGCTCAACTGCGGCTACACACCTGATTCCCCACTTTCCCCTGGACAAAAAAAGGCGCCCATTTGGAATCTAATGCTCTGCCCTCAACAGAATATTCCCCGGCCTTTAACTTCAGGGAGAGCAAAAAAATTGCTTCAACCCCCTCCTCATCCACGTTATCTCACAGCAAACTGCCCTTCCTCTTTGCCGGTTTTAAAATGAAACGACTTGGGCCGGGTCAACTGCTCGAAACCGATACGGGACAGCGTGCACCCCCTGCCCGACAGTTTTACGCCGCTCCAGGCCAGCTCCGGGTCCAGATAGTCACACCTATTCAGAAAAATCGTACCTGTTTCCAGGTGATCTGCAATCATTAGGGCAGCCTCTTCATCGCGACTGAATAGCGCTGCAGAGAGCCCATACCGGCTGTTATTCATCAGTTCCAGCGCCTCGCCATCGTCATGTACTTTTTGCACTCCCAGCACCGGTCCAAAAGATTCCTCGCGCATGACCCGCATCTTATGCCGCACCCCGGTGAGTAACTGTGGCGCCATATACTGAGTACCGCGCTGATCCATTGGGAAATCACCAGTTTGCAAGTGCGCCTGGGCCCCCTCTGCCACCGCCTCATCAATTTGTACCCGCACCCTGTCGGCTGCTGCTGCGCACACCAATGGCCCCAGAGTGGTCTGAGGGTCCTGCGGATGCCCGAGACGATATTGACGTATGATGGCGACCGCACGCGCGACAAATTCGTCGAATAGCTGCTCGTGGACATAGGCCCGTTCAATGCCACAGCAAGACTGCCCGGAATTAAAATAGGCCCCGTCCACTATTGACTCAACCGCCAGTTGCAAATCGGCATCCGCGCGCACATATGCGGGGTCCTTGCCACCCAACTCCAGACCCAGCTGCACAAAACGGCCAGCCACACTGCGCTCTATAGCCGCACCGCCATCCACTGAGCCGGTAAAGGCGATATGCTGGATCTCCCCGGCGCACGCCAGCCGCTGGGTACAGGGATGATCGAGATGCAGATACTGGAAGACACCGTAGGGAAGCCCCGCCTCCCGAAAGGCTTCCACCATACGCTCGGCGCACAGGGGGGTTTGTGCGGAGTGCTTTAAGATAACCGCATTGCCCGCAAGCAAAGAGGGGACCACTGCATTCACTGCGGTTAAATAGGGATAATTCCAGGGGGCGATGACCAGGGAAATACCCAGGGGGTCGCGACGGATAAAGCGGGTGAAGCCCGGCTTGAACGGCAATGGGATATCTGTCAAAGCCGTCTCGGCAATATCCGCCAGGGTGCAGGCGCGTTCGGCAAAACCGTCAATCTCCCCCCCTGAGTATCGAATGGGGCGCCCCATCATCCAGCAGAGTTCCTCGCCGAGGCGCTTCTTGCGATCACAGAAACATTCCACCGCCCGATGCACTACGGCGATGCGTTCGGCTATTGGTGTCAGTCGCCAGGCCCGCTGGGCAGACGCTGCTCTGTCCAGGGCCACACGAATTTCCGCTTCGCCAGCCAGGGCCCGCTCCAGATACACACTGTTATCAATCGGTGAAATACATTGCAGATAGTGCATGCTCAAAAAGTCCTTTTTTTATTTGCACCGCGATAGCTCTCCCCAACCCAACGCTTGGCCACCGGAAAACTGTCGGTGCGAAAACATCGTCCAACTGGCATTTTTCTGCTCGGCACTGGCCTGTAACCGGGTTCACCACCGAATATAGGACGCGCATCACTATTCCGGATCAGATGATTTCGAAATACCTGTCCAGTTCCCAGTCACTCACATGTCGCCGGTACTCACGCTCCTCCCACTCCCGGCTCGCAGCAAAATGATCGATAAACTCGCAGCCGAACAATTCGCGCGCCGCCTGGGATTTTTTCAGGCTCTGCGCTGAATCCCACAGGGTAGTGGGCAGTGCCTGCCGGGCCTGCGGGGCCAGCGCATAGGCATTGCCTTCAATGGGGTCACTGGGCTGCCACTGCTGCAGGATGCCGTAAAGGCCGGATCCCAGAGCGGCAGCCAGAGCCAGATAGGGGTTGGCATCAGCGGCACCCAGCCGGTATTCAATACGCTGGGACTGGCTATTGCCCAGAATGGCGCGCAGGGCGGTGGTGCGGTTTTCCACACCCCAATTGGCACCGGTGGGTGCCCAGAAGCCGGGAACCAGGCGGCGATAACTGTTTATTGTGGGAGCGAGCAGTGCCAGAAATTCCGGCATCAGGCGCTGCTGCCCAGCGAGGAACTGGCACATGGTCTCGCTCATACCCTGGGCCTGACGCGAATCGACGAAGACGGAGTCCCCGCTGCGGGTATCACACAGGGATAAGTGAATATGGCCGCTCTGTCCGGGATAGTGACTGGACCAGCGGGACATAAAAGTCGCCATCAGGCCCCTGCACTGAGCCAGCACCTTGATAAAAGTTTTAAACAGAGCGGCTTTGTCCGCCGCTGCCTCGGCACTATCCACAGCGATGGCCGCCTCCAAAACCCCCGGACCCGTCTCCGTATGCAGCCCTTCCAGCGGGAAATCCATGCGCTCACCCAGATCGAGGATTTCCCGATAGAGCCCCGAATGTACCGAGTTGCGCAGTACCGAATAACCAAACCAGTCCGGAGTGAAGGGTTTGAGGTTGCGAAAGCCCTTGCTGCGTACCGATTCCGGTGTTTCATCAAACAGGAAGAACTCATACTCCAGCGCCGCAAAAGGCGCAAACCCCATGGCTTGGCAGCGTTCCACCACTCGGCGCAGAACTGCACGCGGGCACAATGCCTCGGCACGACCGTCAAATTCCGCCAAAAACAACAGCATATTGTCCTCGAAAGGAACATCACGACAGCTGTGAGGCAGGATACGTACCGGTGCGTCCGGGTAACCCGTATGCCAGCCGGTGTAGCGGACATTGTCGTAGAGCTGGTCTTTCACATCCCAGCCCAGCACCACATCGCAAAAAGAAAAGCCTTTAGCCAGTGCGGAAAAGAATTTGTCACGGCTCATATACTTGCCGCGCAATATTCCGTCGATATCGAAAAGGCCCACTTTGACATGACTGAGACCGCGCCTCTCCACAATTGCGCGGGCCTCCTGCAGGGTTTTTACCTCCCGAGCTTTTACCATGACGGATCTGCCCCATTGTTGTTATCAATGCATTACAGGATAGACCCGCCGAACGCCTTCGACGCCAACGCACTGCCAGAAGGTCGCAGCTTTCCGCACGGTTGACCAGCGTATATAATCCGCGCTCCAAAATTTTCCATTTACCCAGTCAGGACCAGCAATGAGCTTCGACAAAATCCCCGCAGGAATTGACCTGCCCAACGATATCAACGTAATCATTGAGATCCCTGCCAACCACGATCCCATAAAGTATGAGGTTGACAAGGATTCGGACGCAGTTTTTGTAGATCGCTTTGTTGCCACCCCGATGTTCTATCCGGCCAACTACGGCTATGTACCCCAGACTTTGTCTGAAGACGGAGACCCCCTGGACGTACTGGTGGTAGCACCCTATCCGGTCATGGTTGGTGCCGTTATCCGCTCTCGTGTGATCGGCGTGCTGAACATGACCGACGAATCCGGTGTTGATGCCAAACTGTTGGCCGTACCGCACAGCAAACTCACCAAGCTGTACGATCATGTTGAGGAAATCAGCGACCTGCCGGAGCTGTTGATCAAGCAGATTGAGCACTATTTTGAGAACTATAAGGCACTGGAGTTCGGCAAGTGGGTGAAAGTGGAAGGCTGGGCCAATAGGGAAGCTGCGCGCAGAGAGGTGCTGGCTTCTCGCGAGCGCTACCAAAAAAAAGAAGGCTGAGCGGGCCGCTGCCAACTGCCCCGGCAAATGAACGTTGGGATAAAGACAACACTACCGGCCCGTAGCCGGTAGTGATTTGCACCTCGCCAGGGTAACAGTGCCGCGTCAGAATTGCTCAATGGATATCCCACTGCGGAAC comes from the Microbulbifer sp. MI-G genome and includes:
- a CDS encoding aldehyde dehydrogenase family protein, which encodes MHYLQCISPIDNSVYLERALAGEAEIRVALDRAASAQRAWRLTPIAERIAVVHRAVECFCDRKKRLGEELCWMMGRPIRYSGGEIDGFAERACTLADIAETALTDIPLPFKPGFTRFIRRDPLGISLVIAPWNYPYLTAVNAVVPSLLAGNAVILKHSAQTPLCAERMVEAFREAGLPYGVFQYLHLDHPCTQRLACAGEIQHIAFTGSVDGGAAIERSVAGRFVQLGLELGGKDPAYVRADADLQLAVESIVDGAYFNSGQSCCGIERAYVHEQLFDEFVARAVAIIRQYRLGHPQDPQTTLGPLVCAAAADRVRVQIDEAVAEGAQAHLQTGDFPMDQRGTQYMAPQLLTGVRHKMRVMREESFGPVLGVQKVHDDGEALELMNNSRYGLSAALFSRDEEAALMIADHLETGTIFLNRCDYLDPELAWSGVKLSGRGCTLSRIGFEQLTRPKSFHFKTGKEEGQFAVR
- a CDS encoding iron-containing alcohol dehydrogenase, translating into MDQYRVNWHYPTTIWVGPGRVAELASACTELGVKHPLLVTDPTLAGLPLIERVRNLCVDRGLNLEIFSAIKPNPNSENIDCGVGLLRKKTCDGVIAFGGGSAIDAGKAIALMAGQRRPIWDFEDVGDNYRRVDTNGMLPVMAVPTTAGTGSEVGRVAVITDEKAQVKRLIFHPQLLPDIVILDAELTLGLPPGITAATGMDALSHHLESYCSPMYHPMAEGIALEGMRLIKKYLPRAYTTGTDLVARQQMLVAASMGATAFQRGLGAIHALAHPLGALHNKHHGLLNAVLMPYVLVANRPAIEAPMACLARYLQLADGAPYGSGFESVLTWVLGLRKQLGIPHSLADIGIGTANADTIAQMAAVDPSATSNPISFGAEEYREIFLRACAGTVKL
- a CDS encoding glutamine synthetase family protein, which translates into the protein MVKAREVKTLQEARAIVERRGLSHVKVGLFDIDGILRGKYMSRDKFFSALAKGFSFCDVVLGWDVKDQLYDNVRYTGWHTGYPDAPVRILPHSCRDVPFEDNMLLFLAEFDGRAEALCPRAVLRRVVERCQAMGFAPFAALEYEFFLFDETPESVRSKGFRNLKPFTPDWFGYSVLRNSVHSGLYREILDLGERMDFPLEGLHTETGPGVLEAAIAVDSAEAAADKAALFKTFIKVLAQCRGLMATFMSRWSSHYPGQSGHIHLSLCDTRSGDSVFVDSRQAQGMSETMCQFLAGQQRLMPEFLALLAPTINSYRRLVPGFWAPTGANWGVENRTTALRAILGNSQSQRIEYRLGAADANPYLALAAALGSGLYGILQQWQPSDPIEGNAYALAPQARQALPTTLWDSAQSLKKSQAARELFGCEFIDHFAASREWEEREYRRHVSDWELDRYFEII
- the ppa gene encoding inorganic diphosphatase, which codes for MSFDKIPAGIDLPNDINVIIEIPANHDPIKYEVDKDSDAVFVDRFVATPMFYPANYGYVPQTLSEDGDPLDVLVVAPYPVMVGAVIRSRVIGVLNMTDESGVDAKLLAVPHSKLTKLYDHVEEISDLPELLIKQIEHYFENYKALEFGKWVKVEGWANREAARREVLASRERYQKKEG